In Phaseolus vulgaris cultivar G19833 chromosome 3, P. vulgaris v2.0, whole genome shotgun sequence, the sequence TAAATCAAACCCTAAGCCTAACATAACCACTAACCCTATCAATGCCAAAACCCCTAACCCTAACCCTCAACCAAATCCAactttaattgatatttaaaaaaaaaaattacattaaaattatatatcaaataattaaacATTATTCTGCAAAACTAATATTTGACTTATAATTGAATAGTTTGTTTATAGCAGGAAAtagatatttaaatattttttaatatgtaatcatatgacacttttaataaaatgatctataatattttttaattatattagttgacaaaaaaaaatttatatcatgttaattaattcataatttttttactttatgttattttttttattcgttAATATAAATAACGTCACttgttactttttatttttcagtttCTCCTTTTCTATataggaattttttttaaaaaatgattccattttaaaaatatctatcTGATTCCTTTTGAGTGTCCTTGTACTATTTTATATTAGGTGTTGGCTATTCATATTTATGAGACTTGTCCAATCAATCACCACCTTTTGTTTGCAATTTTGAACTGTAATGATAGGTTGATACATATTCATTGAcatgtattttattattttattttaaaatattatttatatatatatatattaattaaacaacattttattattaaatagacttgtaaagtgaaaaaaaaaataagatgatGATAAGCTTTGTTCAATCTTCAAttctaaaattgaaattttgcaTAATTTTAATGCATAACTATTCTATGTGGGTGGAATTTTTGCCCAAATTCAACTTTTTGATTAAAAGCATAGCAGTGTACGAAAGTAACAGTTGGGTTAGCAGATAAATTGGAAAGCTGTAATGATTTGTTTGGactatatatttaatttgattatataaacttgagatgatttgaagaaaaaaattaaaaaaaattagaaatatttgtattagggtaaataaatttaaaaaatatattgtaaatgtaataaagtttatgaaagttatttaaaaattaaaaaaaaatatttatttgtggattataattttttttaattaaaatattattttcaatttaagaattaattttggaaaagatataaattatataaaattgtcATAACATATTGttagaaataatatataataacccatttaaataaaaacaagaaatatataaaacttattaaatattcaaaatctaaaataaatataaatttggaattatttaatgtcttattaattaaaaatctgatatatataaaattcttaaaatatttaaaattataaataaatataaatcctaaaattatttaatcttcggtttgaataaaaatttaaaataaataaaatttttaaattattcatatctcaacaacacaaacaccacaaagaaaataaatcatgTGGACATCATACCAATAATCTCAAGTGAATGTAGTCTATAATGTTAGTTTTGTATATGTTGTCTATCAACAAGAacaattttaattcattaattataCTAAATTTAAATTCAGGTATGTAAAAAATATGAGTCACAAATATTGAATTTTCGAGAAATATACATGTCATGCTTAAAAAACTTGATTAAATGTTGTATTTCAGTTGTTAATTTTCTTTATGACCTTCAATATGCATACCCTACATTGTACATTTGTTTTATAGTCAGAATCGATGTCTTCACTTTCAAAAGCTCAATAATGTAGTAGCATCCAAGAAACTAGTAGGAAATTAGCCTCACTAATTAGGAATAGAATTTAAAGATACTTCCTTAATTCTGTTAATTATCCATCAGTTTAATCTTGCAAACCCCGTGAACAAGCGTGTTATAGGTAATTCTATCGGAGGTGCAAAAGTAATTGTAGGTGTATTGCAGCCTAATATTGTCGACTGCTCAGAAATGAAAATGGGCCTAACCTGGGCCTAAACGAGACGGCGTCGTTCCACTGCAATGGTTCATCTTAGGCCTCAATTCGCCATGGTAGCGTAAGATGGTTGCGATATCAAGACTTCTCCGCGTTACTTCAAAACCTCGTCTTCAACGCAGCtccctccaccaccaccaccaccaccactacCATAGACAACAACAGCCGCCGCCGCCGCCGCTCCCTGCCACGTTCTACCTCTCCCGCCTCTGCACAAACCTGGAAAGTCTGCAGAAGCTACACGCGTCCTTGGTGGTCCAAGGCCTCAGCCGCGAGCTCCTCCTCTCGACGAAGCTCCTCAGTCTCTACGGCACCTTCGGCGTCCTCCACCGTGCTCGCGCACTCTTCGACCTCCTCCCGTCCCGCGACCTCTACTCCTTCAAAGTCATGATCCGCACCTACTTCCTCAACGACCACCACTCCAGCGTCGTTTCGGTCTGCCGCCTGATGCGCCTCTCCCTCCACCCCACCCCTCACGATGACGTCCTCTTCTCCGTCGTCCTCAAATCCTGCGCCGAAACACGCGACCTCCTCCAGGTCGCACTCACACACTGCCACCTCACCAAGTCCCTCCCTCCCGACAGCTTCCTCCTCACCTCCCTCGTCGATGCCTACGCTAAGTGCGGCCAACTCCCTCACGCGCGACGCGCCTTCGACGAAATACCCCACCGCGACGTCGTTTCCTGGACCTCAATGATCGTCGGCTACGTGCAAAACGAATGCGCTCGTGAGGGCTTAACCTTGTTCAACAGAATGCAAGAAGCCTTCGTCCACGGGAATGAGTTTACAATGGGGAGCGTGGTCAGCGCCTGCACCAGCCTGGGGTGGTTGCACCAGGGAAAGTGGGTTCATGGGTTTGTTATCAAAAACGGAATTTCGGTTAATTCTTTCTTGACCACCTCGCTTTTGAATTTTTATGTCAAATGTGGGAGCGTTGGGGACGCACGTGCGGCGTTTGATGAGAGTATCTCTTCTTCCTATCATCATCAGGATCTTGTTTTATGGACGGCTATGATCGTAGGGTATACTCAGAGAGGTTATCCTGGCTTAGCGATAGAGTTGTTGAAGAACGAGAAATGGCCTGGGCTTTTACCCGATTCTGTCACCATTTCAAGTTTGTTATCTGCGTGTGGGCAATTACGTAATTCTGTTATGGGGAAATTACTTCACTGTTTTGTAGTTAAGTGTGGATTGGAGGATCCTCCTGTAAGGAATGCTCTTGTTGGTATGTATGCGAAATGTGGCCTTGTTTTGGATGCCCGTAACGTGTTTGAATCAATTGACAAGGATGTTGTGTCTTGGAACTCTATTATTTCTGGTTGTGCGCAGAGTGGTGAAGAGTGTGAGGCTCTGGAGCTCTTTAAGAGGATGAGATTGGAGTTGTTCTCGCCGGATGCAGTTACTGTGGTCGGTGTTCTCTCTGCGTGTGCTTCCCTTGGCGCGCTTCAGCTTGGTTGCTCTGTTCACGCCTTGTCATTGAAGTATGGCCTGGTGTTGTCCAGCATCTACGTTGGCACTGCTTTGCTGAATTTCTACGCAAAATGTGGGGATGCGAAGGCGGCGAGGATGGTGTTTGATTCGATGGGGGAAAAGAATGTGGTGACGTGGGGTGCAATGATTAGTGGCTATGGGATGCAGGGGGATGGAAATGGATCTCTTGGGCTGTTTAGGGATATGTTGAAGGAGGAGCTTGAGCCTAATGAAGCGGTGTTTACAACTATATTAGCTGCTTGCAGTCATTCGGGAATGGTTGGAGAAGGGTCCAGGTTGTTTAATTTGATGTGTGGGGAGTTGAATTTTGTTCCTTCCATGAATCACTATGCGTGTATGGTTGATATGTTGGCGCGCGCTGGGAACCTTGAAGAAGCGTTTCATTTTATTGAGAGAATGCCTGTTGAACCTAGTGTTAGTGTGTTTGGAGCTTTTCTCCATGGTTGTGGGCTTCATTCTAGGTTTGAGATGGGGGAAGTGGCTATTAAGAGAATGTTGGAGTTGCACCCTGATGAAGCTTCTTACTACGTGCTTGTGTCAAATCTGTGTGCTTCAGATGGGAGACGGGGCATGGTTAAGCAAGTGAGGAAGATGATAAAACAAAGAGGCTTAAACAAGGTCCCTGGCTGTAGTTCAGTTTGAATCAAGGTCCCAGTCTTCATATTTTGAATCAGTTTTGCCTGGAGGGTTCCCTTCTAGGTGACTCAATTTCTTCCTTCCTTTGAGAGTAGCACGAACCAACTGGGCCCATTGCGGTGAAGGAGGAGGAGGGGACAGCGGTGGAGGGCAGGACGCGACGTCTCCGCGGGGACCTGCGAGCTGCTGGACTGATGCGGGAGCGTGGACTGTGGCTGCACCGCCAGCAGCGAATCGTTGGGGCCATTCCTGGGATTGTGGTGGGGGACGTGTTCCTTTTCAGGATGGAGTTGTGTGTGTTTGGGTTGCACGGTCAGATACAGGCTGGCATTGATTATCTTCCTGGAAGTATGAGCTCCTACGGGGAGCCTATAGCCACCAGTGTGATTGTTTCTGGGGGTTATGAGGATGATTTGGATAATGGTGAGGTTATAATCTACACTGGGCAGGGAGGGCAGGAGAAGAATTCGTCTAGGCAGATTGCTGATCAGAAGTTGGAGTCAGGGAACCTTGCATTGGAGAGGAGTATGCATTATGGTGTTGAGGTGAGGGTTATTCGTGGGAGGAGGTATGAGGGGAGTGCTTCTGCTTCTGGTAAGGTGTATGTGTATGATGGAGTGTATAAGATTGTTGACCGCTGGTTTGATGTGGGGAGGTCTGGTTTTGGAGTTTACAAGTTTAAGCTTTGGAGGATTGAGGGGCAGCCTAAGATGGGAAGTGCTATTTTGAAGGAAGCTAGGAGCATTAGGAGGAGTGAGTCGGATTCTAACACTCTGCATTGTCTTTCTGCTGATATGTCCGACAAGAAGGAGAAGGTTGCTGTTTGGCTTTTTAACACATAGATGATTATCGGGATCCTCTTAGCTATGAGTATCTTCCCAGGACTAGTTTTCCACAGTTTGTGTTTCATCAGAGTGGCCAAGCTACTGGTTGTAACTGTGTGGATGGTTGTGGGGATGGATGCTTTTGTGCTATGAAAAATGGGGGCGATTTTCCTTATACTCTTCAGGGGCATCTTGTGAAAGGGAAGCCTTTGATTTTTGAGTGTGGCCCTTTTTGTTCTTGTCCTCCTCATTGTCGGAATCGTCTTAAGCAGAAGGGGCTGAAATATAGGTTGGAAGTGTTTAGGTCCCTGCAGACAGCTTGGGGGGTTAGGTCCTTGGACCTTATTCAAGCCGGTACTTTTATCTGCGAGTTTGCAGGGGTTGTTTTGACTAGGGAGCAGGCGCAACTCTTTGCAATGAATGGTGACTCTTCAATATATCCTAATCGGTTTTCAGAAAGATGGGCGGAATGGGGGGATTTGTCTCAAGTAGACCCTAAATATGTGCGTCCATCATATCCATCTATTCCTCCTCTAGATTTTTCTCTGGATGTGTCAACAATGAGGAATGTTGCTTGCTATATGAGCCACAGTTCAACTCCAAATGTTTTCGTTCAGTTTGTTCTGTATGATCACAACAATTTGATGTTCCCACATCTTATGCTATTTGCAATGGAGAATATCCCTCCCATGAGAGAGCTCAGCCTTGATTATGGTGTAGCTGATGAGTGGACAGGGAAGCTCTCTATATGTAACTGAATGGTTTGAAAAGGTTAACGCACTTATAATATGTTGAAGCCAAGTTTTGCGCATGGTTATCTGAGGTAAAGCCTAGTTCTATCATTCAACTTTATTGTGTTCACGATTATCTTCCTTTGGTTGCATCTTACTTTTCTCTCTGGCACTTTGTTCTGTCTTCGATGGAAACTCTGTGCCGTATGATGGTGAATCATGGACATAAAGGTATTGTGATATTTCACATGTCCAGGTGTACTTTGGACGATGAAAAAATGTTGTAGCAAGGTTGATGATTGACTTCCTgtgttttgaatattttattgcAGTTTAATTTGCAAACATGGAGGGAATGATTCTTGTGGTGCTTTATTTGATCTGGGAAAACTAATCTTATTTCTACATCAAGTTCTTTTTCAGGAAAGGGGCAAATATGAATTGAACCAGCTTGAATTTTCTGTTGTTATTTCCTTTACTATAGGGGATATCATACATGCTAGTGGCTACATAAACTAAAATAGGTGTCAGGAACTGAATAGAGGATAGGGGATATTATATGTTAACTATTTAAGACGTCATAAATATTCTTTGAGGGTGGTTTAAACTTTTTCTTGTGGTTCTGTTCTTCATTCACATAAGTCTAAAGCTTCCACAGAATTGATATTGGGAAGATGTTGTGTATGTTTTGTTGCAACAGTCCACTATTTGCTTATTTATGGCATAACTTTATCCTTTTTTCCCTGCTACCTTGTGACTTTAATTGTCAAAAACCAAAGCCTCCCACATCCTAATAATTTAGTATCCAATTTAATGATacacaattaattatttatagagTGCTTCACCATAAACAAAGAGGATTGCTAGGTCATTAGTGTCTGTTGGCTGTTGAGTATAACTGTTTGTTTGGGTTGATGTCAGTGTGACAAAAGGATGGGATTGACATTCTCATG encodes:
- the LOC137808644 gene encoding pentatricopeptide repeat-containing protein At2g03380, mitochondrial-like; the encoded protein is MVAISRLLRVTSKPRLQRSSLHHHHHHHYHRQQQPPPPPLPATFYLSRLCTNLESLQKLHASLVVQGLSRELLLSTKLLSLYGTFGVLHRARALFDLLPSRDLYSFKVMIRTYFLNDHHSSVVSVCRLMRLSLHPTPHDDVLFSVVLKSCAETRDLLQVALTHCHLTKSLPPDSFLLTSLVDAYAKCGQLPHARRAFDEIPHRDVVSWTSMIVGYVQNECAREGLTLFNRMQEAFVHGNEFTMGSVVSACTSLGWLHQGKWVHGFVIKNGISVNSFLTTSLLNFYVKCGSVGDARAAFDESISSSYHHQDLVLWTAMIVGYTQRGYPGLAIELLKNEKWPGLLPDSVTISSLLSACGQLRNSVMGKLLHCFVVKCGLEDPPVRNALVGMYAKCGLVLDARNVFESIDKDVVSWNSIISGCAQSGEECEALELFKRMRLELFSPDAVTVVGVLSACASLGALQLGCSVHALSLKYGLVLSSIYVGTALLNFYAKCGDAKAARMVFDSMGEKNVVTWGAMISGYGMQGDGNGSLGLFRDMLKEELEPNEAVFTTILAACSHSGMVGEGSRLFNLMCGELNFVPSMNHYACMVDMLARAGNLEEAFHFIERMPVEPSVSVFGAFLHGCGLHSRFEMGEVAIKRMLELHPDEASYYVLVSNLCASDGRRGMVKQVRKMIKQRGLNKVPGCSSV
- the LOC137808645 gene encoding LOW QUALITY PROTEIN: histone-lysine N-methyltransferase family member SUVH9-like (The sequence of the model RefSeq protein was modified relative to this genomic sequence to represent the inferred CDS: inserted 1 base in 1 codon), which encodes MRERGLWLHRQQRIVGAIPGIVVGDVFLFRMELCVFGLHGQIQAGIDYLPGSMSSYGEPIATSVIVSGGYEDDLDNGEVIIYTGQGGQEKNSSRQIADQKLESGNLALERSMHYGVEVRVIRGRRYEGSASASGKVYVYDGVYKIVDRWFDVGRSGFGVYKFKLWRIEGQPKMGSAILKEARSIRRSESDSNTLHCLSADMSDKKEKVAVWLFNXIDDYRDPLSYEYLPRTSFPQFVFHQSGQATGCNCVDGCGDGCFCAMKNGGDFPYTLQGHLVKGKPLIFECGPFCSCPPHCRNRLKQKGLKYRLEVFRSLQTAWGVRSLDLIQAGTFICEFAGVVLTREQAQLFAMNGDSSIYPNRFSERWAEWGDLSQVDPKYVRPSYPSIPPLDFSLDVSTMRNVACYMSHSSTPNVFVQFVLYDHNNLMFPHLMLFAMENIPPMRELSLDYGVADEWTGKLSICN